The Verrucomicrobium spinosum DSM 4136 = JCM 18804 genome includes a region encoding these proteins:
- a CDS encoding LLM class flavin-dependent oxidoreductase, producing the protein MVPPHTPVDPAQGIRIRTRRRQAEIAWFGALCSDDCEFLGDPAPHHRSSFEHCSEIVRRADEHGYQNVLLSSGWTEGQDALGFAFSMAVLTRQIHQLVALRMGEVHPPMLARAIATLDHIARGRLALNIISSNLPGMDQDNEARYARSAEVLQILKQCWTQNELAFKGDFYDIARIRTDAARPFQQNGGPLLYFGGISPRAQELCARFCDVFLMWPETLPQLAETMRSLSRQASGFGRALDFGLRIHVIVRETESQARDAARKLISRLDDARARETKCRSLDHQSAGVLRQDALRAHADDEGYIEDHLWSGIGRGRSGCGSAIVGDPDQVYAKLQQYMDLGMRSFILSGYPHLHECDLFAKYVLPRLQTCRLNEVNGRLPRVQDEHLAMA; encoded by the coding sequence ATGGTGCCTCCTCATACACCTGTCGATCCTGCGCAAGGAATCCGGATTCGAACTCGCCGCCGTCAGGCCGAGATTGCGTGGTTTGGAGCACTGTGCTCAGACGACTGCGAATTCCTGGGCGACCCGGCACCGCATCACCGGAGCAGTTTTGAGCATTGTTCGGAGATTGTCCGCCGGGCCGATGAGCATGGCTATCAAAACGTGCTCCTGTCCTCTGGCTGGACCGAGGGGCAGGACGCCCTCGGCTTCGCCTTCTCCATGGCCGTGCTCACCCGGCAGATCCACCAACTCGTGGCCCTGCGCATGGGTGAGGTGCACCCGCCCATGCTGGCCCGCGCCATTGCCACTCTGGACCACATTGCCCGTGGCCGTCTGGCCCTGAACATCATCTCCTCCAACCTCCCGGGCATGGACCAGGATAACGAGGCCCGCTACGCCCGCAGCGCGGAGGTGCTGCAGATCCTCAAGCAGTGCTGGACTCAGAACGAGCTCGCTTTCAAAGGCGACTTCTACGACATCGCCCGCATCCGTACCGATGCCGCCCGGCCCTTCCAGCAGAACGGCGGCCCCCTGCTCTACTTCGGTGGCATCTCACCGCGTGCCCAGGAGCTCTGCGCCCGCTTCTGCGATGTCTTCCTGATGTGGCCCGAGACCCTGCCACAACTTGCCGAGACCATGCGCTCCCTCTCCCGGCAGGCCTCTGGATTTGGCCGGGCTCTCGACTTTGGGCTCCGGATTCACGTTATCGTTCGTGAGACCGAGTCCCAAGCGCGGGATGCCGCCCGCAAACTCATCTCACGACTGGACGACGCCCGCGCCCGCGAGACGAAATGCCGGTCACTGGACCACCAGTCCGCCGGCGTCCTCCGCCAGGATGCCCTCCGCGCTCATGCCGATGATGAAGGCTACATCGAAGACCACCTGTGGAGCGGCATCGGTCGCGGGCGCAGCGGCTGTGGCAGCGCCATCGTCGGCGATCCTGACCAAGTCTATGCCAAGCTCCAACAGTACATGGATCTGGGCATGCGCTCCTTCATCCTCAGCGGGTATCCCCACCTGCACGAGTGTGATCTCTTCGCCAAGTACGTCCTCCCCCGCCTCCAGACCTGCCGGTTGAATGAGGTGAACGGCCGGCTGCCCCGCGTGCAGGACGAGCATCTCGCGATGGCGTGA
- a CDS encoding Gfo/Idh/MocA family protein: MRFGLVGYGAWGRHHAQVIAAHPEAELAGVVTPSEASRAEARARFPGVGVFETAQQMLETLALEVVDVVAPNHVHFPIAAAALKAGCHVLLEKPMATTLADCHALMALAEQAGRQILVGHELRLSSQWGRIKEIIDQGGIGVPWNVLVELSRRPYRLGSDGWRYDPDRVGDWMLEEPVHFFDLARWYLEQHGEPATIYASANAVDDARPSLHDNVTAIVRHATGAQATICQTLAAFGHHQTVKVTGSKGAIWASWSGATDRVPDPVCTLRVYDGQTVEDLELHRPSGELIELQAEIAHCIRMVKEGVPPAVNANDGLWSVGLCLAAGASTQSRGMIELEDFLHGGTPYPPMRREIPKTSL; the protein is encoded by the coding sequence GTGAGATTTGGCCTCGTTGGATACGGTGCCTGGGGCCGGCACCACGCGCAGGTCATCGCTGCCCACCCGGAAGCGGAACTGGCGGGGGTGGTGACTCCCTCTGAGGCATCGCGTGCGGAGGCGCGGGCGCGCTTTCCGGGGGTGGGGGTGTTTGAGACGGCGCAACAGATGCTGGAAACGCTCGCCCTGGAGGTGGTGGACGTAGTGGCCCCCAATCATGTGCATTTCCCCATCGCAGCGGCGGCCCTGAAGGCGGGCTGTCATGTGCTGCTGGAGAAGCCGATGGCGACGACACTAGCCGATTGCCACGCGCTCATGGCGCTGGCGGAGCAGGCGGGGCGGCAGATCCTGGTGGGGCATGAGTTGCGGCTGTCCTCCCAGTGGGGGCGCATCAAGGAGATTATCGATCAGGGAGGCATCGGCGTACCGTGGAACGTGCTGGTGGAGCTGTCCCGTCGGCCCTACCGCCTGGGCTCTGACGGCTGGAGGTATGACCCGGACCGGGTGGGGGACTGGATGCTGGAGGAGCCGGTGCACTTCTTTGACCTGGCGCGTTGGTACCTGGAGCAACACGGAGAGCCAGCCACCATCTATGCCTCTGCCAATGCCGTGGACGACGCCCGCCCCTCCCTGCACGACAACGTGACCGCCATCGTGCGCCATGCGACGGGGGCGCAGGCGACTATTTGCCAGACGCTGGCAGCCTTTGGTCATCATCAGACGGTGAAAGTGACGGGCAGCAAGGGGGCCATCTGGGCCAGCTGGAGCGGGGCCACGGACCGCGTGCCGGACCCCGTCTGCACCCTGCGGGTTTACGATGGCCAGACGGTGGAGGATCTGGAGCTGCATAGGCCCTCTGGGGAACTGATCGAACTCCAGGCAGAGATCGCCCACTGCATCCGGATGGTGAAGGAGGGGGTCCCGCCTGCGGTGAATGCGAACGACGGCCTGTGGAGTGTGGGGCTTTGTCTGGCGGCAGGGGCCTCCACCCAATCGAGGGGAATGATCGAACTGGAGGACTTCCTCCATGGTGGTACCCCCTATCCACCTATGAGGAGGGAAATCCCTAAAACCAGCCTGTGA
- a CDS encoding molybdopterin-dependent oxidoreductase has product MHSTTPTRRHFLQKAGLATLGLAGTLGAADSVVLPFENGERRLVKFPQKRPLILLTHRPPQLETPFEVFKDVITPNDAFFVRYHLSNIPRTVDEQAFRLEVKGLVNAPLKLSLEELKKDFEQAEVVAVNQCSGNSRGFFKPRVGGGQLGHGAMGNARWKGVRLKDVLQKAGVQAGARQVVCNGLDTPPVPQTPDFIKALEMDHALDGEVLLAWEMNGEPLPLLNGYPLRLVVPGYYGTYWVKHVNELTVVKDVFDGFFMATGYRIPANAGGCVEPGTTPASTIPINKFTIRSFITSLADGATVTAGQATVVQGIAFDGGEGITEVTFSDDGGRTWRGAELGKDHGKYSFRPWSFAWTPPKKGAWELRCRAANRVGQTQPMEPLWNPAGYLRNVVETVKVSAA; this is encoded by the coding sequence ATGCACTCCACCACCCCCACTCGACGTCACTTTCTCCAAAAAGCAGGACTTGCCACCCTGGGCCTCGCTGGCACGCTGGGTGCGGCGGACAGTGTGGTGCTGCCGTTTGAGAACGGGGAGCGCAGGCTGGTGAAGTTTCCCCAGAAGCGGCCGCTCATCCTTCTGACGCACCGCCCTCCGCAGCTGGAGACGCCGTTTGAGGTGTTCAAGGACGTGATCACGCCCAATGATGCGTTCTTTGTGCGGTACCATCTGTCCAACATCCCCCGCACGGTGGATGAGCAAGCGTTCCGGCTGGAAGTGAAAGGGCTGGTGAATGCGCCACTGAAGCTGTCTCTGGAGGAGCTCAAAAAAGACTTTGAGCAGGCGGAGGTTGTTGCCGTGAACCAATGCTCCGGGAACAGCCGTGGTTTCTTCAAACCCCGCGTGGGCGGCGGCCAGCTCGGCCATGGAGCGATGGGCAATGCACGCTGGAAAGGGGTGCGGCTGAAGGATGTGTTGCAGAAAGCAGGAGTGCAGGCCGGGGCCAGACAAGTGGTGTGCAACGGACTGGACACGCCGCCTGTGCCGCAGACGCCGGATTTCATCAAGGCGCTGGAGATGGATCACGCTCTGGATGGTGAAGTCCTGCTGGCATGGGAGATGAACGGTGAACCGCTGCCGCTGCTGAATGGCTACCCGCTGCGCCTGGTGGTGCCGGGCTATTACGGCACGTACTGGGTCAAGCACGTGAATGAGCTCACGGTGGTGAAAGACGTGTTTGACGGCTTCTTCATGGCCACGGGCTACCGCATCCCAGCCAACGCGGGTGGTTGCGTGGAGCCCGGCACGACGCCGGCGAGCACGATCCCGATCAACAAGTTCACCATCCGCTCCTTCATCACCAGTCTGGCGGACGGGGCAACGGTGACAGCCGGGCAGGCCACGGTGGTGCAGGGCATCGCGTTTGATGGCGGCGAGGGCATCACGGAGGTGACCTTCTCTGATGACGGGGGGCGCACCTGGAGGGGGGCCGAGCTGGGCAAGGATCATGGAAAGTACTCCTTCCGCCCGTGGAGCTTTGCCTGGACCCCGCCGAAGAAGGGGGCCTGGGAGCTGCGCTGCCGGGCGGCCAACCGCGTGGGCCAGACCCAGCCGATGGAGCCGCTGTGGAACCCGGCTGGGTACCTCCGCAATGTGGTGGAGACTGTGAAGGTCTCCGCGGCCTGA
- a CDS encoding MFS transporter — MAQASDALNVPHHWWHGVSRYQWMVLLIASAGWVFDAFEGQLFNVTRADMLPAILGTGEPEAVKLWGERFLGIFLIGGTVGGWLFGSLADRWGRRPVMILTILFYSVFSGLMFFATELWQVGVLRFLVAMGVAGEWAVGAALVAEVFPQESRARAAGIYHSSSVIGLWLAAVVGIVVGTDWRLAYLVGIVPALLVIWVRAGIREPEPWQQARMKRQGRLGSFSELLLDPFCRKRALLGACLAMVGLATFWGVVIAGQDLARELLLAQGHASGEAATEAKFAYGFIQTLGAALGMLSFGPLSVKLGRRGAFALMHVGAIIITPAVCWLPQAYDSYPLLLCLLPVFGFFTLGMHSGYAVYFPELFPTHLRATGAGFCFNTGRILAAPVLFWLSGGLKAAFALSTAISILSGFFLVGLLILVFLPETKGEELPD; from the coding sequence ATGGCTCAGGCAAGTGACGCCCTGAATGTCCCGCATCATTGGTGGCATGGTGTGAGCCGCTACCAATGGATGGTGCTTCTCATCGCCTCGGCGGGATGGGTGTTCGACGCGTTTGAAGGGCAACTCTTCAACGTGACCCGGGCTGACATGCTGCCGGCGATCCTGGGAACGGGGGAGCCGGAGGCGGTCAAGCTGTGGGGGGAACGGTTCTTGGGCATCTTCCTCATTGGGGGTACCGTGGGTGGCTGGCTCTTTGGCTCGCTGGCGGACCGCTGGGGGCGGCGGCCGGTGATGATCCTGACCATTCTGTTTTACTCAGTCTTCTCGGGGTTGATGTTCTTTGCCACCGAGCTCTGGCAGGTGGGAGTGCTGAGATTCCTGGTCGCCATGGGCGTGGCCGGGGAGTGGGCGGTGGGGGCCGCGCTGGTGGCAGAGGTCTTCCCCCAGGAGTCCCGCGCCCGGGCGGCGGGCATTTACCATTCCTCCAGTGTCATTGGTCTGTGGCTCGCCGCTGTGGTGGGTATTGTGGTGGGGACAGACTGGCGGCTGGCTTACCTGGTGGGCATTGTGCCCGCGTTGCTCGTCATCTGGGTGCGCGCTGGCATTCGCGAGCCGGAGCCGTGGCAGCAGGCCCGCATGAAGCGGCAGGGGCGTCTGGGCAGCTTTAGCGAGCTCTTGTTGGATCCCTTCTGCAGAAAGAGAGCCCTGCTGGGTGCCTGTCTGGCGATGGTGGGCCTGGCCACCTTCTGGGGGGTGGTCATTGCGGGGCAGGATCTGGCAAGAGAGCTTCTCCTGGCTCAAGGGCATGCGTCAGGCGAGGCTGCAACTGAGGCAAAGTTTGCCTACGGATTTATCCAGACTCTGGGTGCGGCTTTGGGCATGCTTTCGTTCGGCCCTTTGAGTGTAAAGCTGGGTCGGAGAGGAGCATTTGCGCTAATGCATGTTGGCGCGATCATCATCACGCCTGCGGTGTGCTGGCTGCCTCAGGCGTACGACAGCTATCCGCTGCTGCTGTGTCTGCTTCCTGTCTTTGGCTTCTTCACACTGGGCATGCACTCTGGCTATGCCGTGTATTTCCCGGAGTTGTTCCCCACACATCTGCGCGCCACGGGCGCTGGCTTTTGCTTCAACACGGGAAGAATTTTGGCCGCGCCAGTGCTGTTTTGGCTGTCTGGCGGGCTCAAAGCTGCCTTCGCTCTTTCTACGGCTATTTCAATCTTATCTGGATTTTTTCTGGTCGGATTATTGATTCTGGTATTTCTTCCTGAAACCAAAGGGGAAGAACTACCGGATTAA
- a CDS encoding ROK family protein translates to MLGLKVQDNADFGAEIIRKVREHSGLSRVELARVIGVAASTIGRHVDALVATGYFTESVEPTKEAGRPPTRLRPNPARGCFLGVDFYADMMFATAVNFAQETIAQRKVPLQGQMGVESVLREITAALAELTRETHLPLLAVGLAVPGRVDTRRGVGLKYVHVPGWENVPLSSIISDAVNAPVYIENNIRTMSLAERWFGEGRGCQDLVCLGVRYGIAAGVIRDGQLATGHQELGGEIRGWNCPVYNAMEEKWEWRSGGTFEKYASVTAALTRYNTLSGSDLELEGFLEKAQQGDQHALTAVREVAAVHGWAIAQMVQLIDPEIVVVAGPLTALGDLYLDSVRNFALQFESDYHPSVPILISELGEFAGAVGAAALALEKWRPADVG, encoded by the coding sequence ATGCTGGGATTGAAAGTTCAGGACAACGCGGATTTTGGTGCCGAAATTATTCGGAAGGTGAGGGAACACAGCGGCCTGTCGCGAGTGGAGCTTGCACGTGTCATTGGCGTGGCCGCATCGACCATCGGACGGCATGTGGATGCACTGGTGGCCACAGGCTACTTTACGGAAAGTGTGGAGCCCACGAAGGAGGCGGGGCGCCCGCCTACCCGGCTGCGGCCCAATCCCGCCCGGGGATGTTTCCTGGGTGTGGATTTCTATGCGGACATGATGTTCGCCACCGCCGTGAACTTTGCGCAGGAAACGATTGCACAGCGAAAGGTGCCCCTGCAGGGGCAGATGGGTGTGGAGTCGGTGTTGAGAGAGATCACGGCCGCACTCGCTGAACTGACCCGGGAGACCCACCTGCCGCTGCTGGCGGTGGGGCTGGCTGTCCCGGGACGCGTGGATACCCGCCGCGGTGTGGGGCTGAAGTACGTGCATGTGCCGGGATGGGAGAACGTGCCGCTGTCATCCATCATCAGTGACGCCGTGAACGCCCCGGTGTACATCGAGAACAACATCCGCACCATGTCCCTCGCGGAGCGGTGGTTTGGTGAAGGGCGCGGTTGCCAGGATCTGGTCTGCCTCGGCGTTCGCTATGGCATCGCCGCTGGGGTGATCCGTGATGGCCAGTTGGCCACCGGGCACCAGGAGCTGGGTGGGGAAATCCGCGGCTGGAACTGCCCGGTGTACAATGCTATGGAGGAAAAGTGGGAGTGGCGCTCCGGGGGCACGTTCGAAAAATACGCCTCGGTGACGGCGGCCCTGACCCGTTACAACACTCTGAGTGGATCCGACCTCGAACTGGAGGGTTTTCTGGAGAAGGCGCAGCAGGGTGACCAGCATGCTCTGACGGCTGTGCGTGAGGTGGCGGCGGTGCACGGCTGGGCGATTGCCCAGATGGTGCAGCTCATCGACCCTGAAATCGTTGTCGTGGCCGGCCCGTTGACGGCGCTCGGAGATCTCTATCTCGACTCGGTGCGCAACTTTGCCCTGCAATTCGAGAGCGACTACCATCCCAGCGTGCCGATCTTGATCTCAGAGCTCGGTGAGTTCGCCGGTGCGGTGGGGGCAGCGGCTCTGGCGCTGGAGAAATGGCGCCCCGCGGATGTGGGCTGA
- a CDS encoding 4'-phosphopantetheinyl transferase family protein: MIRRLARKWLLKPAKGNFRMTSTTTHETSETANGRFSMMLAHFALGRRSASMEERSVLCRILDGRDLDEVCPVDSAVLTLEERAHYHATLRDRRTCALAVRTRAELRRMLGREIGLPPNLVPLRMDVHGKPRCMHPLASDLDFSVAHAEECALIILGEAAGIGVDVEEIDEHEPSDEHLEIAFTEDEHLAWSCLPAELRRRAFAEAWTIKEASLKAMGVGLDGSPHEIQVHFDAAGNAWPIFPGPGWAFERIRFCPRHVASFVAMLTPACFAGDRRL; encoded by the coding sequence ATGATCCGCCGTCTGGCACGAAAATGGCTCCTCAAACCCGCAAAGGGGAACTTCCGCATGACGTCCACGACCACTCACGAGACCTCGGAAACAGCCAACGGGCGGTTTAGCATGATGCTCGCCCACTTCGCGCTCGGCAGGCGGTCCGCTTCGATGGAGGAGCGATCCGTGCTCTGCCGGATCCTTGATGGAAGAGACCTCGATGAGGTCTGCCCGGTTGACTCCGCCGTGCTCACGCTGGAGGAAAGGGCTCACTACCACGCCACCTTGAGGGATCGCCGAACGTGTGCGCTGGCGGTTCGCACCAGGGCGGAACTGCGACGCATGCTGGGCCGGGAGATCGGCCTGCCGCCGAACCTGGTGCCGCTGCGGATGGATGTGCATGGCAAGCCGCGCTGTATGCATCCCCTGGCGAGTGATCTGGACTTCAGCGTGGCGCACGCAGAGGAGTGTGCGCTGATCATCCTGGGGGAAGCGGCGGGCATCGGGGTGGATGTCGAGGAAATAGACGAGCATGAGCCGTCTGATGAGCATTTGGAGATCGCTTTCACCGAGGATGAGCATCTGGCTTGGTCCTGTCTGCCCGCGGAGTTGCGGCGGCGTGCCTTTGCGGAGGCCTGGACCATCAAAGAGGCTTCACTGAAAGCGATGGGCGTCGGGCTGGATGGCTCTCCCCATGAGATTCAGGTGCACTTTGATGCCGCAGGCAATGCATGGCCCATTTTCCCCGGACCGGGCTGGGCCTTTGAGCGGATCCGCTTCTGCCCGCGGCACGTGGCAAGCTTTGTCGCGATGCTGACGCCGGCCTGCTTCGCAGGAGACAGAAGACTTTAA
- a CDS encoding glycoside hydrolase family 75 protein, translating to MAEKNTPKSAKRSGRGSDLPPPDDEQNLPERWHPRRRGFWGTLTRFVFFTTLLLALVLPFTPYAGKIKRSLIEIVEKARSGKVVVRDVTKEVPVFKEKTVEKIVEVEVPAPPPPLPSKFIARKEVDAATLFNGLTIQTTLQTEEGKFASIERTDKDAYTVDFQLKIRIPKPNESLDELARINPELPKALPGLKSMLDNNAKVSGFYHKLYERKASMVQQNLTRLNKILDRHNFFDCETILELTHPVSKRNVLLIQSEMDVVADGSDGDRMPVMSADIYNSDYYQPFTTYEWAKRSSTTNPLLPRWQGRFESAKAEYGKKGLSSAKKAEFKSEMDEAERIVKALKSRSSLIAEKDPFIVISLLFRDYPKVHPHAPSIGDYAAIIHGNQILPAICGDYGPTMKMGEASLMVAKKINEKSTPYNRPESDLKVTYLIFPGTAERPFGPPDLQKWREKVNAYLTDVGGVGDGYVLHTWENPFPAPATVTPPPPATTLPAAPPLATTPPGTTPPAATSSPVPGSPASSTPLPVSPPSSPVSAPLKPAETVIPATKSTPTS from the coding sequence ATGGCCGAAAAAAACACCCCAAAGTCCGCCAAGCGCTCCGGTCGTGGTTCCGACCTCCCGCCCCCTGATGACGAACAAAATCTGCCCGAGCGCTGGCACCCGCGGCGTCGCGGCTTCTGGGGAACCCTGACCCGTTTTGTCTTTTTCACCACACTGCTCCTGGCCCTCGTCCTGCCCTTCACGCCCTATGCTGGCAAGATCAAGCGCTCCTTGATCGAGATCGTGGAGAAGGCCCGCAGCGGCAAGGTCGTCGTGCGCGACGTCACGAAGGAAGTCCCCGTATTCAAGGAGAAGACGGTGGAAAAAATCGTGGAGGTGGAGGTGCCCGCTCCGCCCCCCCCGCTGCCGTCCAAGTTCATCGCACGCAAGGAGGTGGATGCCGCCACCCTCTTCAACGGCCTCACCATCCAGACCACCCTCCAGACGGAGGAAGGCAAGTTTGCCAGCATCGAGCGCACGGACAAGGACGCCTACACCGTGGACTTCCAGCTCAAGATCCGCATCCCCAAGCCAAACGAGTCCCTGGATGAACTGGCCCGCATCAATCCCGAGCTGCCCAAGGCCCTGCCCGGACTCAAGTCCATGCTGGACAACAACGCCAAAGTCTCCGGCTTCTACCACAAGCTCTATGAGCGCAAGGCCAGCATGGTACAGCAGAACCTGACCCGCCTGAACAAGATCCTGGACCGGCACAACTTCTTCGACTGCGAGACCATCCTCGAACTCACCCACCCCGTCTCCAAGCGCAACGTCCTCCTCATTCAGAGCGAGATGGACGTCGTGGCCGACGGTTCCGATGGCGACCGCATGCCGGTCATGAGCGCGGACATCTACAACAGTGACTACTACCAGCCCTTCACCACCTACGAATGGGCCAAGAGAAGCTCTACCACGAACCCCCTCCTGCCCCGCTGGCAGGGCCGGTTCGAGTCCGCCAAGGCTGAGTACGGCAAAAAAGGCCTCTCCAGTGCCAAGAAGGCCGAGTTCAAGTCCGAGATGGATGAGGCTGAGCGCATCGTCAAAGCGCTGAAGAGCCGCAGCAGCCTCATTGCTGAGAAGGACCCCTTCATTGTCATCTCCCTGCTCTTCCGGGACTACCCCAAGGTCCACCCCCATGCGCCCAGTATCGGTGACTACGCTGCGATCATCCACGGCAACCAGATCCTGCCCGCCATCTGCGGCGACTACGGCCCCACCATGAAGATGGGCGAGGCCTCCCTCATGGTGGCCAAGAAGATCAACGAAAAGTCCACCCCCTACAATCGGCCCGAGAGTGACCTGAAGGTGACCTACCTCATCTTCCCCGGCACGGCGGAGCGCCCCTTTGGCCCTCCCGACCTCCAGAAGTGGCGTGAGAAGGTGAATGCCTACCTGACCGACGTAGGCGGCGTGGGTGATGGCTACGTGCTCCACACCTGGGAGAACCCCTTCCCAGCCCCCGCCACGGTCACCCCACCGCCCCCGGCCACCACCCTGCCCGCGGCACCGCCGCTGGCCACAACCCCTCCCGGCACCACGCCACCCGCCGCCACCTCGTCCCCGGTGCCAGGGTCCCCCGCCTCCAGCACCCCCCTGCCAGTGAGCCCGCCATCTTCCCCGGTGTCCGCACCGTTGAAGCCCGCCGAGACGGTCATTCCCGCCACGAAGTCAACGCCCACCTCGTAG
- a CDS encoding SDR family NAD(P)-dependent oxidoreductase, which translates to MDTAPPSSSPATPAPPLLSDEALQFYQGGTVIITGASSGLGVEFARQLYRHVSVLVLAARRFEAMQQLAEELNAIHPGVRIIPCACDLSTDAGRIALWEKVDGLGLQPTLLINNAGLGDYGAFADADEPRIRQQIEVNIIGLTLLTRDFAYRAKATADKPAAVLNVSSLASTVPVPDLAVYAATKSYVSSLSEALAIEFASKHIRVLYVCPGPTPTNFGQNARRADDRDIDRSGQNLLVVTPDRVVAAALGGLAENKIRVFPGKRVRLAALVFELLPKLIVRFILTRRYRRAQHQP; encoded by the coding sequence ATGGACACCGCCCCTCCCTCCTCCAGCCCGGCGACCCCTGCCCCACCCCTGTTGAGCGATGAAGCCCTGCAGTTCTACCAGGGCGGCACCGTCATCATCACTGGAGCGTCCTCCGGTCTGGGCGTGGAGTTTGCACGGCAACTCTACCGGCACGTCTCCGTGCTCGTGCTGGCCGCCCGTCGCTTCGAGGCCATGCAACAGCTCGCGGAGGAACTCAACGCCATCCACCCCGGCGTGCGCATCATCCCCTGCGCCTGTGACCTCTCCACGGATGCCGGCCGAATCGCCCTGTGGGAAAAGGTGGATGGCCTGGGCCTCCAGCCCACCCTGCTCATCAACAATGCCGGCCTGGGTGACTACGGGGCCTTTGCCGATGCCGATGAGCCGCGCATCCGCCAGCAGATCGAGGTGAACATCATCGGCCTCACCCTGCTCACCCGCGACTTCGCCTACCGGGCCAAGGCCACGGCGGACAAACCTGCCGCCGTGCTCAACGTCAGCTCCCTGGCCAGCACCGTGCCTGTCCCAGATCTGGCGGTGTACGCCGCCACGAAGTCCTACGTTTCCAGCCTGAGCGAGGCTCTGGCCATTGAGTTCGCCTCCAAACACATCCGCGTGCTCTACGTCTGCCCCGGGCCGACACCCACCAACTTCGGCCAGAACGCCCGTCGTGCGGATGACCGCGATATCGACCGCAGTGGCCAGAACCTCCTGGTCGTCACGCCCGACCGCGTGGTCGCCGCCGCTCTGGGTGGCCTGGCTGAGAACAAAATCCGCGTCTTCCCCGGAAAGCGCGTTCGCTTGGCAGCGTTGGTTTTTGAACTCCTTCCCAAGCTCATCGTCCGATTCATTTTGACGCGCCGCTATCGTCGCGCCCAACACCAGCCCTGA
- a CDS encoding cupin domain-containing protein has protein sequence MTINRLSDQPPFTTKDGSTIRSILDRTNAPVQNQSLAEASLPVGRATDRHYHKLSEEFYFILEGSGRMEIDGETREVGPGDAILIPANAWHQITATVDLRFLCCCAPPYAHEDTYFE, from the coding sequence ATGACAATCAACCGCCTTTCCGACCAGCCGCCTTTCACCACAAAAGACGGTTCCACCATCCGCAGCATCCTGGACCGGACCAATGCGCCGGTGCAGAACCAGAGCCTGGCGGAGGCCTCCCTGCCCGTGGGCCGGGCCACGGACCGGCACTATCACAAACTGAGCGAGGAGTTTTACTTCATTCTGGAAGGGTCAGGTCGTATGGAGATAGATGGCGAAACCCGCGAGGTGGGACCGGGCGACGCGATCTTGATCCCCGCCAACGCATGGCATCAAATCACGGCCACGGTGGATCTGCGGTTCCTGTGCTGCTGTGCGCCGCCGTATGCGCATGAGGATACGTATTTTGAGTGA
- a CDS encoding AraC family transcriptional regulator, which yields MTTKPMPNAPRRTKQSPERTPVQRVEQERDAWLSQVHPAAHFHTLFDHLPGVCFYCKDAQGRFMLVSRSFLQHHQMRHESELIGLTDFDVVPHTMAAGYVHDDARLLSGQSRCIERVELWYDKQGTPDWVFVSKVPLRDHTGRICGTAGVVRPAAEHEMQLPMLQSVARAVEIIRREFAGPIVLADVARKCGLSMRHFQRRFQQAFGFSPQEFLMRTRVAAAMKLLEETNRSAAEIATRCGFVDGSSFAEQFRERVGLSPTGYRDSVH from the coding sequence GTGACGACAAAGCCTATGCCAAATGCGCCACGCCGCACCAAGCAATCGCCCGAACGGACGCCCGTCCAGCGGGTGGAGCAGGAGCGCGACGCATGGCTGAGCCAGGTGCATCCCGCGGCCCACTTCCACACGCTCTTCGACCATCTCCCAGGGGTCTGCTTCTACTGCAAGGACGCCCAAGGCCGCTTCATGCTCGTGAGCCGCAGCTTTCTCCAGCACCATCAAATGCGCCATGAGAGCGAGCTCATCGGCCTGACGGATTTCGATGTCGTGCCGCATACGATGGCCGCCGGCTATGTGCATGATGACGCCCGGCTCCTTTCCGGCCAGTCACGCTGCATCGAACGCGTGGAGCTGTGGTATGACAAGCAGGGCACGCCGGACTGGGTCTTCGTCAGCAAGGTGCCCCTCAGGGACCACACCGGCCGTATCTGCGGCACCGCCGGCGTGGTCCGGCCCGCCGCTGAGCATGAGATGCAGCTCCCCATGCTCCAGAGCGTCGCCCGTGCAGTCGAGATCATCCGGCGCGAGTTCGCCGGCCCCATTGTGCTCGCCGATGTCGCCCGCAAGTGCGGCCTCTCCATGCGTCACTTCCAGCGCCGCTTCCAGCAGGCCTTCGGCTTCAGCCCGCAGGAGTTCCTCATGAGAACCCGGGTCGCCGCCGCCATGAAACTGCTTGAGGAAACCAACCGCTCCGCCGCCGAGATCGCCACCCGCTGCGGCTTCGTGGACGGCAGCAGCTTCGCCGAGCAGTTCCGCGAACGCGTCGGCCTCAGCCCCACCGGCTACCGGGACAGCGTGCACTGA